GAGCCAAGCCCTCCTCCTTTCCACCGATGGCGGGGCCTCATTCTCGTCCGTGCAGGTCCTCCCTCCGACGCCGAACCTCAAGGTGGCCGCATATCCGCAGGTTGCCTTCACGCCAGACTTCAATGCAGCATCTGCGAAGGGGCATGTCTATGTCGCCGTCTATGGCGTGCTGGCAGATTCTCGCGGGTACGAGACCACAACCGGCGGCATATTCGTGAGTCCTGACGGACGGTCCTGGTCGCGCACAGCTGCCAGCCTGCTGGACCATGGAGCCACGGGCGTCGCGGTCATCCGTGGCCAGCGTGTGCTCGCATCCTGGGCGTCATGGACCGGTTCCCAGTCGACGCTACAGGGGGGTATCCTCTGCGCCGACGATCCTGCGGCGCAATGGCATATGTCGTGCCCCTTGGTCACGGCCTCGCCCACGGCCGCTGGGATCATCAACCCGGGTGCCGCCGGCGCATCCGCGGCCCCTGTCTCCCCTGAAATTCGAGGTTCGCAGACGGCTCCCTCCTTCGGGAATAATCCCTCCGACGACGCGGGCGTCGCCGCGAAGCGGCTGCCATCGGCCAGCTGGACCGGTATCCTTCTTCCCGTGGCTGCCGTCTTCGCTCTCACTGCCGCGCTACTCGGGGGCGCGGTGACCTCTCGCCGTAGGCGCACGAGTAGCAGGGGCAACCGCCACTGAATCCTGCCCTGGTATCGCGATTGAAGTTCGCGACTTCGTCGCCGCAAGTGTCGCGCAGACCGTCGGGCCCGGCGTGTGCTACTCTCACCGAGCGCTGGGCTGGTCGCCGTCGAGTGCTCGCCCATGTCCACGCACAGAGAGCGGTCGCACCGATACCGACGGGTACGTACGCCGGCGTCCCCGTTGGTGGGTCCGCCGGAACAGCGGTCATGCCCATGACCGGGTGTTGATCTGGGACGTCGATGATTCCAACGGTGTTGGGGACCGATGCCGCTTGCCCAGCCGCTTGGGAGGCGCTGTTCACCCCGGCCATGGGTTGCTGCGCCGCCTGGGACGACGTCGAAGTCTGCGCCTGGGTTGCTTGCGCCGGCTGCAGGCCCGGCGCTGCAGGGGCTGCGGGCCCACTGAGGGCGGCATGGTTGCCGGGCTGGCCGCCGCCAGCGCTCACGCCGCCCGGTGTCGTGGGCTGGTTGCTTGGACCCGTACCGTTGGGACCATTTCCACCCCCCGTGGTGTGGTGATTGGGCGGAACCGGCCACTGGTAGTCGGGACACGTGATGACGATGACCTCGTTGTAGAACACAACAACAAGATTGCCGCTAGGATCCACAGCCATCCGGGAGACATTCGCTTGCGATGTCGCTTGTCGGGTTGACGCAGCAAGTGGGACACTTGCAGTATTTGGAAGCTGCACTTGGTAGACGTTTGCCGCGTCGTCGGTGTAGTAGAGACTGCCAGCGAAACAGCCCGCCGTGGGGACTATGAGACCGTCGGGGCTGCTAGGCGGCCCAATTGCATACTCGAGTTGTCCACTCCGCGCATATGCGGCGATCCCGGGCGGGCTATCCTCGCCGATCCAGATCTGATCCCCTGACGGGCTCGACCACAAGGACTCAATGCCTCCCACAGCGATGTTATGGATGAGTGGGGTGACCGATGCGCTGGCGAGATCCACCTCATCAACCTCCAGCTCTGCGCTCCCATGCTGCAGCGCAGCAACGAGGAGCTTGCCGGTCGTACCCTCCGCGGCAATGCCGACGCACGCTAGAGGATCGAGCCAAGTCACGACCCTGCGCACGCTACCGCTCCGTTCATCGAGCTCATACAAAGGAACAAGGCCGGCGTGTGGCGATGACCCGTTTTGGATCGGTCCCGCGACATAGACGGCGTCGTTTTCGATCACTGGGGCACATGGATGGAGCAAGGGTCCGAATCGGTTGCTGGCGTCAATGGTTCGGTCCCAGGGGGATAAGAGGTGGAGATAGCCGTCGTCGGCTGCGTTGTTGTCGATGATTGAGACGATGGCGTAATCGTCAGGGCGGACTGCGAGGCCCCAAAGTCCGGTTCCACTTTGGATGCTTGCCCAGGGGAACTGCTTGTAGGGATTCCTCACCGTGTCGTACTGGGCGCCAGCGCTTGACACTCGGCCGAGTAGTGACAGCAGGGCTAGCGTCAAAGCCAGGAGCACCCTGATTGCCCGCGCCCCGTCGGCGCGTACTCCACCGGGGCTTGTGGGGTGCTGCCTAGGCGTGGTCACAGCGCTTCGTACGGATGCCGGACTGGGGTGGCTGACGAATGGCCCGTCGTCGGTGCCGGTGGACGGACGCCGTGCCGACTGAGACGCGGATAGGAGCGGTGGTCGTCATCCTCGCGCCCGCGCCATGCCATCGTGCCACTTAGAGCCCCTGCCAGGCCCACCTCCCTACCCATTGCCGCACATCTCACGCTCATCCGCCTCCAGAGGCCTGCACGCATCTCTCCCATCTGTACAAACGCAGGAGAGGTTTCAATCCTGCGCCTTCGGCCGCCCGCCAAAGGATGAGGTCGGCCGAGCCCCTTCCCAGACGGGCCGTAGGGCAAGGGCCAATTCGATGTCCAGGCGGTTCTTATCAAGATCCTGTTGAGTGAGCGCGGCGAACCGATCGAGGCGCTCGCGCACTGTCCGTTCATGGCAGCCGAGCTTGGCGGCAGCCGTCTTGACACGGGATCGGGCTGCGAAGTAGGCCGTGAGAGTATCCGCCAAGATGTCCCGCCGGTACGCCGTCTCGCGTAGCAACTCGCCGAGGACGGACTGAACAAACGCGCAGACCACCGTCACGTCTGAGCACAGGACTCGGAGGAATCGCAGATCCTCGGCCTCGATGACTCTTCCGCGAGCGAGGAGGGCGCCCACGCGGAACGATTGCATGCTTGCCAGATAGGCATGGCGGACCGAGACAGGAGAATGAACGGCCGGTGGCAGAGCCACCAGGGCGCCGAGGACCCGCGTCTCTAAGACGAGTGCTTCGAATGACGAGCGGATGCGCTTCCAATCTTTCGCGGTTTCGACTCCGACGAGGATCGCAAGGACGGGGGAGCGTCGACCGCGCGCTTGAACGATGCAGGACGCAAGCCGCTCAGTCGATTCGGTGATTCGCAGGCGGGCTGCCCTCATAACACCTAGCGTGGACTGCCCCAGTGAATCATCGACCGCGAGAAGGATGAGCGCTGAGGGTCGCTCGAGATCCACGGCACCGATGCGGGACGATCCTGGCGCCGAGCCTTCGAGCATCGTGCGGAGATCACGTTCCCTGTGGCGATCCTGCGGGTCCGGTTGTAAGGGAGTGGCTGGCGGCGGACGCCCCTCCGCTCGGAAGCCCTGCTCAATCGCCGTGGAGAACGCTTCCGCCATGCGGATCAAATGAGTACCAACGTGAAGCCCCACTGTCGCCCTGAGTCGCGGCGTCGCGTCAATCCGCGCGAGCTTCGCCTGCACGAGCCGCATCACGCCGTCGATCGCAACTCGAACGCCTCTCAAGACGCTTTCGAGCGCCAGGCCTTGGGTTGCCCGTTGGCCGCCGAGCGTCCGCAACTGGGCAACCTCGAGCGGTGAGAGCTCGCGCCCAATCTCCAACGTGGCCACGCCGACGTCAAAGACGTAGCTTATTCCCCCGCGGATGAGGTCAAGAGAGCGGTCGTCTGTGATGGCCCGATACTCAGGGACTCGGACCCGCAGGACGTCGAGAAGCTCCCTTACGGCGCCATCCCGTTCTTCCCGGAGCCGCTCGACGAGCATGGCGAGCACACGCCGCTCGCTCGCCGTCAGTTCCGCTGTCACGGCTCCGACGAGCTCCTGCCATTTCCACCCGGCTCG
This genomic interval from Chloroflexota bacterium contains the following:
- a CDS encoding helix-turn-helix domain-containing protein, producing MTAELTASERRVLAMLVERLREERDGAVRELLDVLRVRVPEYRAITDDRSLDLIRGGISYVFDVGVATLEIGRELSPLEVAQLRTLGGQRATQGLALESVLRGVRVAIDGVMRLVQAKLARIDATPRLRATVGLHVGTHLIRMAEAFSTAIEQGFRAEGRPPPATPLQPDPQDRHRERDLRTMLEGSAPGSSRIGAVDLERPSALILLAVDDSLGQSTLGVMRAARLRITESTERLASCIVQARGRRSPVLAILVGVETAKDWKRIRSSFEALVLETRVLGALVALPPAVHSPVSVRHAYLASMQSFRVGALLARGRVIEAEDLRFLRVLCSDVTVVCAFVQSVLGELLRETAYRRDILADTLTAYFAARSRVKTAAAKLGCHERTVRERLDRFAALTQQDLDKNRLDIELALALRPVWEGARPTSSFGGRPKAQD